A section of the Hevea brasiliensis isolate MT/VB/25A 57/8 chromosome 17, ASM3005281v1, whole genome shotgun sequence genome encodes:
- the LOC110637704 gene encoding uncharacterized protein LOC110637704, translating to MADLPPPEGQLNGGSSAVERVGPPIAVTSFETVGSKRQRRPSVRLGEIGGEQLYDAHSRRTANNKQWKHHQLLSVDHKKDPSTSNKGSKTRALTNLTTSGEFAETLDEDKEVNLDTVAIGSWRVKDSKKRASTATTKRVRSNWVSKIEDAGGGGANNNVEGDEKYSGGEDVDDAYRGFDMENSESPLKEQSPIHSLENLGDGNERNEREIYYNRRTIRARDNHNHHHDGVELSGPSDTDARDYRNNGRYGGGGEDGVRIWLNSIGLGRYAPVFEIHEVDDEVLPMLTLEDLKDMGINAVGSRRKMFCAIQKLGKGFS from the coding sequence ATGGCTGACTTGCCTCCACCGGAGGGCCAGCTAAACGGCGGAAGCTCTGCAGTAGAAAGAGTAGGACCTCCAATTGCAGTTACGTCATTTGAAACCGTCGGCTCCAAGCGCCAGCGAAGGCCCAGTGTCCGTCTAGGCGAAATCGGCGGCGAACAGCTCTACGATGCTCATTCGCGGAGGACCGCCAATAATAAGCAATGGAAGCATCATCAGCTCCTGTCTGTTGATCACAAAAAGGACCCCAGTACTTCTAATAAAGGCTCAAAGACCCGGGCTTTAACCAATTTAACTACTAGCGGTGAGTTCGCTGAAACCCTAGATGAGGACAAAGAGGTCAATTTGGATACCGTCGCAATTGGAAGCTGGAGAGTCAAGGATTCGAAAAAGCGGGCTTCCACTGCCACCACCAAGCGAGTCAGATCCAATTGGGTCTCCAAAATCGAGGATGCTGGCGGTGGCGGTGCCAACAACAATGTCGAAGGAGATGAGAAGTACAGCGGTGGTGAAGATGTGGATGATGCTTATCGTGGATTCGATATGGAAAATTCTGAAAGTCCGTTAAAGGAACAGTCTCCTATTCACTCCCTCGAGAATTTGGGAGATGGGAACGAGAGAAATGAGAGGGAAATTTATTACAATAGACGGACAATCAGAGCAAGGGATAATCACAATCATCATCACGATGGGGTTGAATTATCGGGTCCATCGGATACTGACGCCAGAGATTACAGGAACAATGGGAGGTATGGTGGTGGAGGAGAGGATGGGGTGAGGATTTGGCTCAATAGTATAGGGTTAGGGCGATATGCACCAGTTTTTGAAATCCATGAGGTGGATGATGAGGTTTTGCCAATGTTGACACTGGAGGATTTGAAGGATATGGGGATTAATGCAGTTGGATCAAGAAGAAAGATGTTTTGTGCAATTCAAAAGCTTGGCAAAGGGTTTTCTTGA
- the LOC110637702 gene encoding long chain base biosynthesis protein 2a isoform X4 has translation MISDSDCFGRPISSAPDAWFDVVERYSNDNNKTLKRTTKITRCLNLGSYNYLGFAAADEYCTPHVIESLHKFSPSTCSSRVDGGTTTVHTELEECVANFVGKPAAVVFGMGYVTNSAILPIFIGKGGLIISDSLNHNSIVNGARGSGATVRVFQHNTPSHLEKVLREQIAEGQPRTHRPWKKIIVIVEGIYSMEGELCKLPEIVALCKKYKAYVYLDEAHSIGAVGKTGRGVCELLGVDTADVDIMMGTFTKSFGSCGGYIAGSKEVIQYLKYSCPAHLYATSISPPAAQQIISSIQVILGEDGSSRGAQKLARIRENSNFFRSELQKMGFEVLGDNDSPVMPIMLYNPAKIPAFSRECLKQNVAVVTVAFPATPLLLARARICISASHTKEDLVKALEVISRVGDLVGIKYFPAEPNKQHQEQSMMKLE, from the exons ATGATTTCTGACTCG GACTGTTTTGGACGACCTATATCAAGTGCGCCTGATGCTTGGTTTGATGTGGTGGAACGTTACTCCAATGACAATAATAAGACATTAAA ACGAACTACGAAGATAACTAGGTGTCTTAACTTGGGATCGTACAATTACCTTGGCTTTGCCGCGGCTGATGAATATTGCACACCACATGTTATTGAATCATTGCATAAGTTTTCCCCAAGTACTTGTAGTTCTCGTGTTGATGGAG GAACTACAACAGTCCACACTGAATTGGAGGAGTGTGTTGCAAACTTTGTTGGAAAGCCAGCTGCCGTTGTATTTGGCATGGGCTATGTGACAAACTCTGCCATCCTTCCTATCTTTATTGGGAAA GGAGGGTTGATAATTAGTGACTCATTGAACCACAACTCTATTGTAAATGGTGCTCGAGGATCTGGAGCAACAGTTCGAGTTTTCCAACATAATA CACCATCTCACTTGGAGAAAGTTTTGAGAGAACAAATTGCTGAGGGACAGCCTAGGACGCATAGGCCTTGGAAGAAGATAATTGTCATTGTTGAGGGTATCTATAGTATGGAAGGGGAACTCTGCAAACTTCCAGAGATTGTTGCACTGTGCAAGAAATATAAG GCATATGTTTACTTGGATGAGGCTCACAGCATTGGAGCTGTTGGAAAAACAGGAAGAGGTGTTTGTGAATTGTTAGGAGTGGATACTGCTGATGTGGATATTATGATGGGAACTTTTACAAAATCATTTGGATCATGTGGTGGTTATATTGCTGGGTCCAAG GAGGTTATACAATATCTCAAGTACTCTTGTCCTGCTCATCTATATGCAACATCGATATCACCGCCCGCTGCACAACAAATTATATCTTCCATACAGGTCATTCTTGGAGAAGATGGTTCTAGTAGAG GGGCTCAAAAACTTGCAAGAATACGTGAAAACAGTAACTTTTTCAGGTCAGAGCTGCAGAAGATGGGTTTTGAGGTTCTTGGAGATAATGATTCTCCAGTAATGCCCATAATGCTGTACAATCCTGCAAAAATCCCTGCATTTTCTCGGGAGTGCTTAAAACAGAAT GTAGCTGTTGTTACTGTCGCTTTTCCAGCTACTCCTCTACTTTTAGCCAGGGCACGTATTTGCATATCTGCCTCTCATACCAAGGAAGACCTTGTCAAAGCTTTAGAG GTTATCAGTCGGGTAGGTGACCTGGTGGGCATAAAGTACTTCCCTGCTGAACCAAACAAGCAGCATCAGGAGCAAAGCATGATGAAGTTGGAGTGA
- the LOC110637702 gene encoding long chain base biosynthesis protein 2a isoform X2, with the protein MITIPYLTALTTYFSYGLLFAFGQFRDFFRKIFDRWHASNLQGYAPICLGLEDFYIRRLYLRIQDCFGRPISSAPDAWFDVVERYSNDNNKTLKRTTKITRCLNLGSYNYLGFAAADEYCTPHVIESLHKFSPSTCSSRVDGGTTTVHTELEECVANFVGKPAAVVFGMGYVTNSAILPIFIGKGGLIISDSLNHNSIVNGARGSGATVRVFQHNTPSHLEKVLREQIAEGQPRTHRPWKKIIVIVEGIYSMEGELCKLPEIVALCKKYKAYVYLDEAHSIGAVGKTGRGVCELLGVDTADVDIMMGTFTKSFGSCGGYIAGSKEVIQYLKYSCPAHLYATSISPPAAQQIISSIQVILGEDGSSRGAQKLARIRENSNFFRSELQKMGFEVLGDNDSPVMPIMLYNPAKIPAFSRECLKQNVAVVTVAFPATPLLLARARICISASHTKEDLVKALEVISRVGDLVGIKYFPAEPNKQHQEQSMMKLE; encoded by the exons ATGATAACGATTCCCTATCTGACTGCTTTGACTACATATTTCAGCTATGGATTGCTCTTCGCTTTTGGCCAATTCCGAGATTTTTTCAGGAAAATTTTCGATCGGTGGCATGCCAGCAATCTTCAG GGTTACGCGCCGATCTGTTTAGGGCTTGAAGACTTCTACATTCGACGTCTCTATCTTCGAATTcag GACTGTTTTGGACGACCTATATCAAGTGCGCCTGATGCTTGGTTTGATGTGGTGGAACGTTACTCCAATGACAATAATAAGACATTAAA ACGAACTACGAAGATAACTAGGTGTCTTAACTTGGGATCGTACAATTACCTTGGCTTTGCCGCGGCTGATGAATATTGCACACCACATGTTATTGAATCATTGCATAAGTTTTCCCCAAGTACTTGTAGTTCTCGTGTTGATGGAG GAACTACAACAGTCCACACTGAATTGGAGGAGTGTGTTGCAAACTTTGTTGGAAAGCCAGCTGCCGTTGTATTTGGCATGGGCTATGTGACAAACTCTGCCATCCTTCCTATCTTTATTGGGAAA GGAGGGTTGATAATTAGTGACTCATTGAACCACAACTCTATTGTAAATGGTGCTCGAGGATCTGGAGCAACAGTTCGAGTTTTCCAACATAATA CACCATCTCACTTGGAGAAAGTTTTGAGAGAACAAATTGCTGAGGGACAGCCTAGGACGCATAGGCCTTGGAAGAAGATAATTGTCATTGTTGAGGGTATCTATAGTATGGAAGGGGAACTCTGCAAACTTCCAGAGATTGTTGCACTGTGCAAGAAATATAAG GCATATGTTTACTTGGATGAGGCTCACAGCATTGGAGCTGTTGGAAAAACAGGAAGAGGTGTTTGTGAATTGTTAGGAGTGGATACTGCTGATGTGGATATTATGATGGGAACTTTTACAAAATCATTTGGATCATGTGGTGGTTATATTGCTGGGTCCAAG GAGGTTATACAATATCTCAAGTACTCTTGTCCTGCTCATCTATATGCAACATCGATATCACCGCCCGCTGCACAACAAATTATATCTTCCATACAGGTCATTCTTGGAGAAGATGGTTCTAGTAGAG GGGCTCAAAAACTTGCAAGAATACGTGAAAACAGTAACTTTTTCAGGTCAGAGCTGCAGAAGATGGGTTTTGAGGTTCTTGGAGATAATGATTCTCCAGTAATGCCCATAATGCTGTACAATCCTGCAAAAATCCCTGCATTTTCTCGGGAGTGCTTAAAACAGAAT GTAGCTGTTGTTACTGTCGCTTTTCCAGCTACTCCTCTACTTTTAGCCAGGGCACGTATTTGCATATCTGCCTCTCATACCAAGGAAGACCTTGTCAAAGCTTTAGAG GTTATCAGTCGGGTAGGTGACCTGGTGGGCATAAAGTACTTCCCTGCTGAACCAAACAAGCAGCATCAGGAGCAAAGCATGATGAAGTTGGAGTGA
- the LOC110637702 gene encoding long chain base biosynthesis protein 2a isoform X5 has translation MGYVTNSAILPIFIGKGGLIISDSLNHNSIVNGARGSGATVRVFQHNTPSHLEKVLREQIAEGQPRTHRPWKKIIVIVEGIYSMEGELCKLPEIVALCKKYKAYVYLDEAHSIGAVGKTGRGVCELLGVDTADVDIMMGTFTKSFGSCGGYIAGSKEVIQYLKYSCPAHLYATSISPPAAQQIISSIQVILGEDGSSRGAQKLARIRENSNFFRSELQKMGFEVLGDNDSPVMPIMLYNPAKIPAFSRECLKQNVAVVTVAFPATPLLLARARICISASHTKEDLVKALEVISRVGDLVGIKYFPAEPNKQHQEQSMMKLE, from the exons ATGGGCTATGTGACAAACTCTGCCATCCTTCCTATCTTTATTGGGAAA GGAGGGTTGATAATTAGTGACTCATTGAACCACAACTCTATTGTAAATGGTGCTCGAGGATCTGGAGCAACAGTTCGAGTTTTCCAACATAATA CACCATCTCACTTGGAGAAAGTTTTGAGAGAACAAATTGCTGAGGGACAGCCTAGGACGCATAGGCCTTGGAAGAAGATAATTGTCATTGTTGAGGGTATCTATAGTATGGAAGGGGAACTCTGCAAACTTCCAGAGATTGTTGCACTGTGCAAGAAATATAAG GCATATGTTTACTTGGATGAGGCTCACAGCATTGGAGCTGTTGGAAAAACAGGAAGAGGTGTTTGTGAATTGTTAGGAGTGGATACTGCTGATGTGGATATTATGATGGGAACTTTTACAAAATCATTTGGATCATGTGGTGGTTATATTGCTGGGTCCAAG GAGGTTATACAATATCTCAAGTACTCTTGTCCTGCTCATCTATATGCAACATCGATATCACCGCCCGCTGCACAACAAATTATATCTTCCATACAGGTCATTCTTGGAGAAGATGGTTCTAGTAGAG GGGCTCAAAAACTTGCAAGAATACGTGAAAACAGTAACTTTTTCAGGTCAGAGCTGCAGAAGATGGGTTTTGAGGTTCTTGGAGATAATGATTCTCCAGTAATGCCCATAATGCTGTACAATCCTGCAAAAATCCCTGCATTTTCTCGGGAGTGCTTAAAACAGAAT GTAGCTGTTGTTACTGTCGCTTTTCCAGCTACTCCTCTACTTTTAGCCAGGGCACGTATTTGCATATCTGCCTCTCATACCAAGGAAGACCTTGTCAAAGCTTTAGAG GTTATCAGTCGGGTAGGTGACCTGGTGGGCATAAAGTACTTCCCTGCTGAACCAAACAAGCAGCATCAGGAGCAAAGCATGATGAAGTTGGAGTGA
- the LOC110637702 gene encoding long chain base biosynthesis protein 2a isoform X3, whose translation MITIPYLTALTTYFSYGLLFAFGQFRDFFRKIFDRWHASNLQGYAPICLGLEDFYIRRLYLRIQDCFGRPISSAPDAWFDVVERYSNDNNKTLKRTTKITRCLNLGSYNYLGFAAADEYCTPHVIESLHKFSPSTCSSRVDGGTTTVHTELEECVANFVGKPAAVVFGMGYVTNSAILPIFIGKGGLIISDSLNHNSIVNGARGSGATVRVFQHNTPSHLEKVLREQIAEGQPRTHRPWKKIIVIVEGIYSMEGELCKLPEIVALCKKYKAYVYLDEAHSIGAVGKTGRGVCELLGVDTADVDIMMGTFTKSFGSCGGYIAGSKEVIQYLKYSCPAHLYATSISPPAAQQIISSIQVILGEDGSSRGAQKLARIRENSNFFRSELQKMGFEVLGDNDSPVMPIMLYNPAKIPAFSRECLKQNVAVVTVAFPATPLLLARARICISASHTKEDLVKALELSDFLNGYFFGLFFG comes from the exons ATGATAACGATTCCCTATCTGACTGCTTTGACTACATATTTCAGCTATGGATTGCTCTTCGCTTTTGGCCAATTCCGAGATTTTTTCAGGAAAATTTTCGATCGGTGGCATGCCAGCAATCTTCAG GGTTACGCGCCGATCTGTTTAGGGCTTGAAGACTTCTACATTCGACGTCTCTATCTTCGAATTcag GACTGTTTTGGACGACCTATATCAAGTGCGCCTGATGCTTGGTTTGATGTGGTGGAACGTTACTCCAATGACAATAATAAGACATTAAA ACGAACTACGAAGATAACTAGGTGTCTTAACTTGGGATCGTACAATTACCTTGGCTTTGCCGCGGCTGATGAATATTGCACACCACATGTTATTGAATCATTGCATAAGTTTTCCCCAAGTACTTGTAGTTCTCGTGTTGATGGAG GAACTACAACAGTCCACACTGAATTGGAGGAGTGTGTTGCAAACTTTGTTGGAAAGCCAGCTGCCGTTGTATTTGGCATGGGCTATGTGACAAACTCTGCCATCCTTCCTATCTTTATTGGGAAA GGAGGGTTGATAATTAGTGACTCATTGAACCACAACTCTATTGTAAATGGTGCTCGAGGATCTGGAGCAACAGTTCGAGTTTTCCAACATAATA CACCATCTCACTTGGAGAAAGTTTTGAGAGAACAAATTGCTGAGGGACAGCCTAGGACGCATAGGCCTTGGAAGAAGATAATTGTCATTGTTGAGGGTATCTATAGTATGGAAGGGGAACTCTGCAAACTTCCAGAGATTGTTGCACTGTGCAAGAAATATAAG GCATATGTTTACTTGGATGAGGCTCACAGCATTGGAGCTGTTGGAAAAACAGGAAGAGGTGTTTGTGAATTGTTAGGAGTGGATACTGCTGATGTGGATATTATGATGGGAACTTTTACAAAATCATTTGGATCATGTGGTGGTTATATTGCTGGGTCCAAG GAGGTTATACAATATCTCAAGTACTCTTGTCCTGCTCATCTATATGCAACATCGATATCACCGCCCGCTGCACAACAAATTATATCTTCCATACAGGTCATTCTTGGAGAAGATGGTTCTAGTAGAG GGGCTCAAAAACTTGCAAGAATACGTGAAAACAGTAACTTTTTCAGGTCAGAGCTGCAGAAGATGGGTTTTGAGGTTCTTGGAGATAATGATTCTCCAGTAATGCCCATAATGCTGTACAATCCTGCAAAAATCCCTGCATTTTCTCGGGAGTGCTTAAAACAGAAT GTAGCTGTTGTTACTGTCGCTTTTCCAGCTACTCCTCTACTTTTAGCCAGGGCACGTATTTGCATATCTGCCTCTCATACCAAGGAAGACCTTGTCAAAGCTTTAGAG CTGTCAGATTTCTTGAATGGCTACTTTTTTGGCCTTTTCTTTGGCTAG
- the LOC110637702 gene encoding long chain base biosynthesis protein 2a isoform X1, whose protein sequence is MITIPYLTALTTYFSYGLLFAFGQFRDFFRKIFDRWHASNLQGYAPICLGLEDFYIRRLYLRIQDCFGRPISSAPDAWFDVVERYSNDNNKTLKRTTKITRCLNLGSYNYLGFAAADEYCTPHVIESLHKFSPSTCSSRVDGGTTTVHTELEECVANFVGKPAAVVFGMGYVTNSAILPIFIGKGGLIISDSLNHNSIVNGARGSGATVRVFQHNTPSHLEKVLREQIAEGQPRTHRPWKKIIVIVEGIYSMEGELCKLPEIVALCKKYKAYVYLDEAHSIGAVGKTGRGVCELLGVDTADVDIMMGTFTKSFGSCGGYIAGSKEVIQYLKYSCPAHLYATSISPPAAQQIISSIQVILGEDGSSRGAQKLARIRENSNFFRSELQKMGFEVLGDNDSPVMPIMLYNPAKIPAFSRECLKQNVAVVTVAFPATPLLLARARICISASHTKEDLVKALEVNNPVSITSLPVSFSHKRPKVYVHEQILIGDIWLLDRH, encoded by the exons ATGATAACGATTCCCTATCTGACTGCTTTGACTACATATTTCAGCTATGGATTGCTCTTCGCTTTTGGCCAATTCCGAGATTTTTTCAGGAAAATTTTCGATCGGTGGCATGCCAGCAATCTTCAG GGTTACGCGCCGATCTGTTTAGGGCTTGAAGACTTCTACATTCGACGTCTCTATCTTCGAATTcag GACTGTTTTGGACGACCTATATCAAGTGCGCCTGATGCTTGGTTTGATGTGGTGGAACGTTACTCCAATGACAATAATAAGACATTAAA ACGAACTACGAAGATAACTAGGTGTCTTAACTTGGGATCGTACAATTACCTTGGCTTTGCCGCGGCTGATGAATATTGCACACCACATGTTATTGAATCATTGCATAAGTTTTCCCCAAGTACTTGTAGTTCTCGTGTTGATGGAG GAACTACAACAGTCCACACTGAATTGGAGGAGTGTGTTGCAAACTTTGTTGGAAAGCCAGCTGCCGTTGTATTTGGCATGGGCTATGTGACAAACTCTGCCATCCTTCCTATCTTTATTGGGAAA GGAGGGTTGATAATTAGTGACTCATTGAACCACAACTCTATTGTAAATGGTGCTCGAGGATCTGGAGCAACAGTTCGAGTTTTCCAACATAATA CACCATCTCACTTGGAGAAAGTTTTGAGAGAACAAATTGCTGAGGGACAGCCTAGGACGCATAGGCCTTGGAAGAAGATAATTGTCATTGTTGAGGGTATCTATAGTATGGAAGGGGAACTCTGCAAACTTCCAGAGATTGTTGCACTGTGCAAGAAATATAAG GCATATGTTTACTTGGATGAGGCTCACAGCATTGGAGCTGTTGGAAAAACAGGAAGAGGTGTTTGTGAATTGTTAGGAGTGGATACTGCTGATGTGGATATTATGATGGGAACTTTTACAAAATCATTTGGATCATGTGGTGGTTATATTGCTGGGTCCAAG GAGGTTATACAATATCTCAAGTACTCTTGTCCTGCTCATCTATATGCAACATCGATATCACCGCCCGCTGCACAACAAATTATATCTTCCATACAGGTCATTCTTGGAGAAGATGGTTCTAGTAGAG GGGCTCAAAAACTTGCAAGAATACGTGAAAACAGTAACTTTTTCAGGTCAGAGCTGCAGAAGATGGGTTTTGAGGTTCTTGGAGATAATGATTCTCCAGTAATGCCCATAATGCTGTACAATCCTGCAAAAATCCCTGCATTTTCTCGGGAGTGCTTAAAACAGAAT GTAGCTGTTGTTACTGTCGCTTTTCCAGCTACTCCTCTACTTTTAGCCAGGGCACGTATTTGCATATCTGCCTCTCATACCAAGGAAGACCTTGTCAAAGCTTTAGAGGTAAATAACCCTGTTAGTATAACTTCACTTCCTGTATCCTTTAGCCATAAAAGACCGAAGGTTTATGTACATGAACAAATTCTGATTGGGGATATATGGTTATTAGACAGACATTAA